The DNA sequence GATCGGCCAAAAAGAGATCCGGGACGCTCCGCATCGGGCTCGCCGCGCGCAGCATCCGGACCAGGCGGCTCTCCACAGGCTCGATCCCCGGCTCGGCGACGAGCTCGGGCAGGGAGAACGGAAACAGCTCCCGGAGCGCGGCGCGCCCGGCCAGCGTCTCGCGCACGCCTTTCATGAGCAGGATCTGGCTCGACCCGAGGAGCACGTACCGCACGTCCGGGTTTCGGTCGTAGCACGCCTTGATCGTGTCGAAGATCGCCGGCAGCTTCTGGGCCTCGTCGATGACGGCGCGCGGATATCTCGAGATCCACTCCGCCGGCGCC is a window from the Pseudomonadota bacterium genome containing:
- a CDS encoding AAA family ATPase, translated to MLLKIRLNQKSIQEIHAHDRGRLLVITGARQTGKSTLARMAFPDYDVVNLDSPVERALYERWAPAEWISRYPRAVIDEAQKLPAIFDTIKACYDRNPDVRYVLLGSSQILLMKGVRETLAGRAALRELFPFSLPELVAEPGIEPVESRLVRMLRAASPMRSVPDLFLAD